One genomic segment of Pedobacter endophyticus includes these proteins:
- a CDS encoding DUF6814 family protein — MNTLKKFLGLIWMILGPLAMTFLFLQAIEKVGLTHTDIERTNTILQWAIILFIFLPISIGLMIFGFYAWKGEYDRLPESSGEL, encoded by the coding sequence ATGAATACATTAAAGAAATTTTTAGGTTTAATTTGGATGATCCTCGGGCCCCTAGCAATGACTTTTTTGTTTTTGCAGGCCATTGAAAAAGTTGGGTTAACGCACACCGATATTGAGCGGACGAATACTATTTTGCAGTGGGCGATTATTCTTTTTATCTTTTTACCAATAAGCATTGGCCTGATGATTTTCGGTTTCTACGCCTGGAAAGGTGAGTATGATAGGTTGCCTGAAAGTTCGGGAGAACTTTAA
- a CDS encoding alpha/beta hydrolase: MYNTVLSVNINVNNLKVPSAYLKREVEIDIYAPEGLLGNEKIELLLLNDGQDVAKMNFSKILEETHHNKRNHRLIVVAIKASEERLMEYGVAGTPDFKGRGAKAQLYNDFIVKELLPFVKKKLALPITGKVAFAGFSLGGLSAFDVAWNNPTVFDVVGVFSGAFWWRKKALTDGYTDADRILHTLIETTSTKPDMKFWLMTGTEDEQADRNNNLIIDSIDDTIDVVKALLKKGYKRPKNIFYYEKVGGKHDVATWESAMPAFLNWTFEA; the protein is encoded by the coding sequence ATGTACAACACAGTTTTATCAGTAAATATTAACGTTAACAATTTAAAGGTGCCCTCTGCTTACTTAAAGCGTGAGGTTGAAATAGATATCTATGCACCCGAAGGATTGTTGGGAAACGAAAAAATAGAGCTTCTTTTATTAAACGATGGCCAGGATGTGGCCAAGATGAATTTCTCGAAAATATTAGAAGAAACGCACCATAACAAAAGGAACCACAGGTTAATTGTGGTGGCCATTAAAGCGTCAGAAGAGCGTTTAATGGAATATGGGGTGGCCGGCACACCCGATTTTAAGGGCAGAGGCGCGAAGGCGCAGCTGTATAACGACTTCATAGTTAAGGAGCTTTTACCCTTTGTAAAGAAAAAATTAGCACTGCCGATTACAGGTAAGGTTGCTTTTGCGGGGTTTTCTTTAGGCGGATTGTCTGCTTTTGATGTCGCCTGGAACAATCCGACGGTTTTTGATGTAGTTGGGGTTTTCTCCGGCGCATTTTGGTGGCGTAAAAAAGCATTGACGGATGGTTATACAGATGCCGACCGCATTTTGCATACGCTTATTGAAACCACCTCGACCAAGCCCGACATGAAATTTTGGCTGATGACCGGAACGGAAGATGAACAGGCCGATCGGAACAACAACCTGATCATCGATTCGATAGATGATACAATAGATGTGGTGAAAGCCTTATTAAAGAAGGGTTATAAACGCCCCAAAAACATTTTTTATTACGAAAAGGTTGGTGGGAAGCATGATGTGGCGACCTGGGAAAGTGCAATGCCAGCATTTTTAAACTGGACTTTCGAAGCTTAG
- a CDS encoding bestrophin family protein produces MLLIQNIRLSRILINTWRVDLIMIASCTIAYFTREYLIAHHFQVSAIVPTVLGTAIAFFIGFNNNQAYDRWWEARKIWGALVNDSRSFARALINYVDGDNTTSITMIHRHIAFLYSLKASLRGTVDEIYIKYLTDDDLKEVAKHKNMHNAILNIQARDLQKLSKANQVDGFRFIEINEMLVRFSDSMGMSERIKNTIFPTTYSYLTKVFIWLFVVTFTLAISDTAGIAAIFLGWLIGFVFVSTQINGMSLINPFETNSAGVPLNSITRTIEINLLQMLEEENIPEPVKPINEEYIL; encoded by the coding sequence ATGCTTTTAATACAGAACATTCGGTTGAGCCGGATCTTAATTAATACCTGGCGGGTCGATCTTATTATGATCGCTTCGTGCACCATCGCTTATTTTACCCGAGAGTACCTCATTGCCCATCACTTTCAAGTTTCTGCCATTGTACCAACTGTTTTGGGCACAGCTATTGCCTTTTTTATCGGTTTCAATAACAACCAGGCTTACGACAGGTGGTGGGAAGCACGAAAAATATGGGGTGCGCTGGTTAACGATTCCCGATCGTTTGCCAGGGCGCTGATTAATTACGTTGACGGCGATAATACCACTTCGATTACGATGATACACCGCCACATTGCATTTTTATACTCACTAAAGGCCAGTTTGCGAGGAACAGTTGATGAAATTTATATCAAATACTTAACAGACGATGATTTAAAGGAAGTGGCCAAACATAAAAATATGCACAACGCCATTTTAAACATTCAAGCCAGAGATTTACAAAAGCTCTCGAAAGCAAACCAGGTTGATGGGTTTAGGTTTATTGAAATTAACGAAATGTTGGTCCGCTTTTCGGATTCGATGGGCATGAGCGAGCGGATTAAAAATACCATCTTCCCCACAACATATAGCTACTTAACCAAGGTTTTCATCTGGCTTTTTGTGGTTACATTTACATTGGCCATTAGCGACACGGCTGGTATAGCGGCTATTTTTTTAGGTTGGTTAATCGGGTTCGTTTTTGTATCGACTCAGATCAACGGCATGAGTTTGATCAACCCCTTCGAAACAAATTCGGCGGGCGTTCCCTTAAACTCCATTACCCGAACCATTGAAATTAACCTGCTGCAAATGCTCGAAGAAGAGAATATCCCCGAACCTGTTAAGCCAATTAACGAGGAATATATTCTTTAA
- a CDS encoding RNA polymerase sigma factor: protein MEAVYVDKNLDLVRECMHGSRAAQFELYKLYAKAMYNVALRILNYEEEAEDVLQESFLDAFTRIVDFRQETTFGLWLKQIVINKSINYLRKRKFDFVGTDEISEVPDELVADDYEVQLQAEEIRKAIKTLPDGYRVVLSLYLLEGYDHEEIAHILKISENTSRTQYMRAKKKLKSILEQKGMRDE from the coding sequence TTGGAAGCCGTTTACGTAGATAAGAACCTTGACTTAGTAAGGGAGTGCATGCATGGTAGCAGGGCAGCGCAGTTTGAATTGTACAAACTGTACGCCAAGGCGATGTATAATGTGGCGCTACGGATTTTAAATTACGAAGAAGAGGCCGAAGATGTTTTACAAGAGTCGTTTTTAGATGCCTTTACGCGAATTGTCGACTTTAGACAGGAAACTACTTTCGGACTCTGGTTAAAACAAATCGTAATTAACAAGTCTATAAATTATCTGCGCAAGCGAAAATTCGACTTTGTGGGTACTGATGAGATTTCGGAAGTGCCGGATGAGTTGGTGGCCGATGATTATGAGGTGCAGTTGCAGGCAGAAGAGATACGTAAAGCAATAAAAACATTGCCCGATGGTTATAGGGTGGTGTTGAGCTTGTATCTTTTAGAGGGCTACGACCACGAGGAAATTGCACATATTTTGAAGATAAGTGAAAATACAAGTCGCACACAGTATATGCGGGCGAAGAAAAAACTGAAAAGTATTTTAGAACAGAAAGGGATGAGAGATGAATAA
- a CDS encoding peroxiredoxin family protein has protein sequence MVKAQQTPIKWATQETFFEDLVGKPLPDFTGLTTNGKSFSSIELKEQIVVINFWFENCPPCIAEMPELSALQKRFASQKIRFIGITHDSPKSARRFQKSHDYNYQVVSLTSDEIRKLNINHGFPCNVLVGKNGKILYAMANISFSDPAFRPKSTIFEELLRKEVYQKTTE, from the coding sequence ATGGTTAAGGCACAGCAAACGCCGATAAAATGGGCTACTCAGGAAACCTTTTTCGAGGATTTAGTCGGAAAACCGTTGCCAGATTTTACCGGGTTAACTACCAATGGCAAATCTTTTTCGAGCATTGAACTGAAAGAACAAATTGTGGTCATAAATTTCTGGTTTGAGAACTGTCCGCCGTGCATCGCCGAGATGCCGGAGCTCAGCGCTTTGCAAAAAAGATTTGCCAGTCAAAAGATTCGGTTTATTGGCATCACGCACGACAGCCCTAAATCTGCAAGGCGTTTTCAAAAAAGTCACGATTATAACTATCAGGTTGTTAGCCTAACGAGTGATGAAATAAGAAAATTAAACATCAATCATGGTTTTCCATGTAATGTATTGGTTGGCAAAAACGGAAAGATCTTGTATGCTATGGCAAATATCTCATTCTCCGACCCGGCATTTAGACCGAAATCCACAATTTTTGAAGAGCTGTTGAGGAAAGAAGTATATCAGAAAACGACTGAATAA
- a CDS encoding ATP-grasp domain-containing protein gives MKKIGILFGQERSFPEAVIERINQKAEQGITAEAVKIEKIFQNSPLGYSVIIDRISQDVPFYRASLKNAAITGTAVINNPFWWSADEKFFNNALAEQIGVPVPKTALIPSRQHPTGTTSESFSNLAMPLNWDAIFDYVGFPAYMKPYDGGGWRDVYKLHDKEDFFHKHSGTEQLVMLLQEEIIFEDYFRCYCIGGKHVRIMQYDPRNPHHLRYAVEGKTPDAKLLKTVEEYTLKLCQFLGYDFNTVEFAVRDGVPIAIDFCNPAPDADIKSVGQENFDWVVETTANYAIERAKAQKDGQDNLTWGEYIKSSVAGKPLVAKKAAPKAEAKPVKLKEAPKPKTEKKPVAKKKPIK, from the coding sequence ATGAAAAAAATAGGGATTTTATTTGGCCAGGAGCGTTCTTTTCCTGAGGCCGTAATCGAGCGGATTAATCAAAAAGCAGAGCAAGGCATTACCGCCGAAGCAGTTAAAATCGAGAAGATATTTCAAAACTCACCTTTGGGTTATTCGGTAATTATCGACCGTATTTCTCAAGATGTTCCGTTTTATCGTGCGTCGTTAAAAAATGCAGCCATTACCGGAACCGCCGTAATCAACAACCCGTTTTGGTGGAGCGCAGACGAAAAGTTCTTTAACAATGCCTTAGCAGAACAAATCGGAGTTCCGGTGCCGAAAACAGCATTAATTCCATCAAGGCAGCATCCAACCGGAACCACGAGCGAATCATTTTCTAACCTGGCCATGCCCTTAAACTGGGATGCCATATTCGATTATGTGGGCTTTCCGGCTTATATGAAGCCTTACGATGGAGGTGGATGGAGAGACGTTTACAAACTTCACGATAAAGAAGACTTTTTTCATAAACACAGCGGTACCGAGCAATTAGTGATGCTTTTACAAGAGGAAATCATTTTTGAGGATTATTTTAGATGCTACTGCATTGGCGGAAAACATGTTCGGATTATGCAATACGATCCGCGTAACCCGCACCATTTGCGCTACGCCGTTGAAGGAAAAACACCTGATGCCAAACTGCTGAAAACAGTTGAGGAATATACGCTTAAACTATGCCAGTTTTTAGGATACGACTTTAATACGGTAGAATTTGCGGTTCGCGATGGTGTGCCTATCGCAATCGATTTCTGTAATCCGGCTCCCGATGCCGACATCAAAAGTGTAGGTCAGGAAAACTTCGATTGGGTAGTAGAAACCACTGCAAATTATGCCATTGAACGGGCCAAAGCACAAAAAGATGGTCAAGATAACTTAACATGGGGCGAATACATAAAATCATCAGTCGCTGGCAAGCCCCTGGTTGCAAAAAAAGCTGCACCAAAAGCAGAAGCGAAGCCTGTAAAATTAAAAGAAGCTCCTAAACCAAAAACCGAAAAGAAGCCTGTTGCTAAAAAGAAACCGATAAAATAA
- a CDS encoding MFS transporter, whose translation MSETLPKNNIFKVIGASSLGTLIEWYDFYIFGSLAVIIGHQLFPEDAGASALINTLAIFAAGFIVRPFGALVFGRLGDLIGRKYTFLLTLVLMGGSTFLIGLIPSYKSIGYAAPILVLILRLVQGLALGGEYGGAATYVAEHAPENKRGFFTSWIQTTATLGLFLSLGVIVITKNLLGAETFGDWGWRIPFLLSIVLVVVSIYIRMKMHESPLFSKLKAEGNVSKNPLKESFNNKANFKMVLLALFGATMGQGVIWYTGQFYAQSFLENTCKLDFNDSRYILLWGIAFATPFFVIFGAWSDKVGRKWIMLSGMLLGVIFYRPIYQIFLDDTDFSKVEQSDVLSSKPDPVTTVPIANANDSLRTVSTQVLLKNGASFYKVQADTLSATRGLLTGKEIIRDKVLPKPIFWKFVGLIFFQILLVTMVYGPIAAFLVELFPTKIRYTSMSLPYHIGNGVFGGLVPFIATLIASFAGSTPLSGLWYPIGIATLSLIIGTIYLSNKKDERIND comes from the coding sequence ATGAGCGAAACCCTACCAAAGAATAATATTTTCAAAGTAATCGGTGCATCATCTCTCGGCACCTTAATTGAATGGTACGACTTTTACATTTTTGGCAGTCTGGCTGTTATTATTGGCCATCAGCTTTTCCCCGAAGATGCCGGTGCGTCGGCACTGATTAATACCTTGGCTATTTTTGCTGCAGGATTTATCGTAAGGCCATTTGGGGCTTTGGTATTTGGTCGTTTGGGCGATCTCATTGGCCGCAAATACACTTTTCTGCTCACACTGGTTTTAATGGGCGGCTCTACTTTCTTAATCGGCTTAATTCCATCGTATAAGAGCATCGGTTATGCGGCTCCAATTTTGGTTTTGATATTAAGGTTGGTACAAGGGCTTGCCTTGGGCGGCGAATATGGTGGCGCGGCAACCTATGTAGCCGAACATGCACCCGAAAATAAACGCGGCTTTTTTACGAGTTGGATTCAAACCACCGCAACTTTGGGGTTATTCCTGTCGTTGGGTGTAATTGTAATTACAAAAAATCTGTTGGGTGCCGAAACTTTTGGCGATTGGGGCTGGCGTATTCCTTTTTTACTATCGATTGTATTAGTCGTGGTTTCGATCTACATTCGGATGAAGATGCACGAATCGCCGCTCTTCTCTAAGTTAAAGGCCGAGGGAAATGTATCAAAAAACCCACTTAAAGAGAGCTTTAACAATAAGGCAAATTTCAAGATGGTATTGTTGGCCTTATTTGGCGCAACCATGGGGCAAGGTGTAATTTGGTACACGGGCCAGTTTTATGCGCAGTCTTTTTTAGAGAATACCTGCAAGCTCGATTTTAACGACTCACGCTACATTTTGCTTTGGGGAATTGCTTTCGCCACTCCTTTTTTTGTAATTTTTGGCGCTTGGAGCGATAAGGTTGGACGCAAATGGATTATGCTTAGCGGCATGTTATTGGGCGTGATATTTTACCGCCCCATTTACCAAATATTTTTAGATGATACAGATTTTAGCAAGGTTGAGCAAAGTGATGTCCTGTCATCAAAACCGGACCCGGTAACCACTGTACCAATAGCGAATGCCAACGACAGCTTGAGAACTGTTTCTACGCAGGTTTTATTAAAAAATGGCGCTTCGTTTTATAAGGTTCAAGCCGATACCCTTTCAGCTACCAGAGGCCTTTTAACAGGTAAAGAGATAATTAGGGACAAAGTGCTGCCGAAACCAATATTTTGGAAGTTTGTAGGTTTAATTTTCTTTCAAATTTTGCTGGTAACGATGGTTTATGGGCCAATTGCGGCTTTCTTGGTCGAATTGTTTCCAACGAAGATCAGGTATACATCCATGTCGCTGCCGTATCATATTGGTAATGGCGTTTTTGGCGGCTTAGTGCCGTTTATTGCAACCTTAATTGCCAGCTTTGCGGGCTCAACGCCTTTGTCGGGCTTGTGGTACCCCATTGGCATCGCAACATTGAGCTTAATTATCGGCACAATCTATTTATCAAACAAAAAAGACGAACGTATTAACGATTAA
- a CDS encoding esterase family protein — protein sequence MIKEEHKRWYSPNLSMDIDMLIFGHGGIPILLFPTSMGRYYETKDFRLIDSIEGFINEGKVKVYCPDGIDKLSWYNKSIHPSDRVKNHIWYDRYLLEELAPLARHETGHSKIITAGCSFGGYHAANFAFRHPWLVSHMFSMSGAFDITGQLDGFYNDDVYFNNPIDNLMNNSNPELHYMKIVLGTTDRDMCRPDNERLSGILSQKGIDHWLDIRQNADHDWPIWREMFPNYIAQL from the coding sequence ATGATTAAAGAAGAACATAAAAGATGGTACAGCCCTAATTTGAGTATGGATATCGATATGCTCATCTTCGGTCATGGCGGCATTCCTATTCTGCTGTTTCCAACAAGCATGGGAAGATATTATGAAACCAAAGATTTCAGGCTAATTGATTCAATAGAAGGCTTTATTAATGAGGGAAAGGTTAAGGTTTATTGTCCAGACGGCATTGACAAGTTGAGTTGGTACAATAAAAGCATTCATCCGTCCGATCGGGTCAAAAATCATATTTGGTACGATAGGTATCTTTTAGAAGAACTTGCACCATTGGCAAGGCACGAAACCGGTCACAGCAAAATTATAACCGCGGGGTGCAGCTTTGGTGGGTATCACGCCGCAAACTTTGCGTTTAGGCACCCCTGGTTGGTTAGTCATATGTTCAGCATGAGCGGCGCATTTGATATTACCGGCCAGCTCGACGGCTTTTATAATGATGATGTGTATTTTAATAACCCGATTGATAATTTAATGAACAACAGCAACCCCGAGTTGCATTACATGAAAATTGTTTTGGGAACTACAGATCGAGACATGTGCCGACCGGATAATGAACGACTTTCGGGAATTTTGAGCCAAAAAGGAATTGACCACTGGCTGGATATTCGACAAAATGCAGATCACGACTGGCCAATTTGGCGAGAAATGTTTCCGAATTACATAGCGCAGTTGTAA
- a CDS encoding class I SAM-dependent rRNA methyltransferase gives MVEISLKKGKEKAALQRHPWVFSGALEKVKGKPEDGEVVKVFAFDKEFLAYGYYNSNSRVAVRLLEWDENQTIGKDWYENRLKQAIAARQPILNSETNTCRLVFSEADFLPGLIVDKYADFLSLQILSTGIEREKSTIVEILKAELQPKGIFDKSDATARTHEGLPIENGLLWGENPPEFLEVKENGIAYNINIAEGQKSGFYCDQRDNRKILASYAKGKKVLDCFSYSGGFSLNCLANDAANVTSVDSSNLAVETLKQNVELNKFDANKVTAIQSDVNKQLRAFKESGELFDVIVLDPPKYAPSRSALDRAARAYKDLNRLGMLLLEKGGLLATFSCSGAVDIETFKQIIAWAALDAGKEVQIIKQFCQPEDHPVRISFSEGEYLKGLLLRVL, from the coding sequence ATGGTAGAAATCTCATTAAAAAAGGGTAAAGAGAAAGCAGCATTACAAAGGCATCCGTGGGTATTTTCTGGTGCTTTAGAAAAAGTAAAAGGGAAACCCGAAGATGGGGAAGTGGTAAAGGTTTTTGCCTTTGACAAGGAGTTTCTAGCCTATGGTTATTACAATAGCAATTCGCGGGTTGCGGTGCGTTTGCTAGAATGGGATGAAAACCAAACAATAGGTAAAGATTGGTACGAAAACCGATTGAAACAGGCCATTGCCGCCCGCCAACCGATTTTAAATAGTGAAACGAATACCTGCCGTTTAGTGTTCAGCGAAGCTGATTTTCTGCCCGGATTAATCGTGGATAAATATGCCGATTTTCTTTCCCTACAGATTTTGAGCACAGGAATTGAAAGGGAAAAATCGACCATTGTTGAGATTTTAAAAGCAGAATTACAGCCGAAAGGGATTTTTGATAAAAGCGATGCCACCGCTCGTACACACGAAGGACTGCCAATAGAAAACGGCTTGCTTTGGGGCGAAAACCCACCCGAGTTTTTGGAAGTTAAAGAAAACGGAATTGCCTATAATATCAACATTGCCGAGGGACAAAAATCAGGCTTCTATTGCGACCAACGCGATAACAGAAAGATTTTGGCCAGTTACGCAAAAGGTAAAAAAGTGTTGGATTGCTTTAGTTACAGCGGCGGCTTTAGCTTAAACTGTTTGGCCAACGATGCGGCGAATGTTACCAGCGTAGATAGCTCTAACCTTGCTGTAGAAACGTTAAAACAGAACGTGGAACTGAATAAGTTCGATGCAAATAAGGTTACTGCCATACAATCTGACGTAAATAAACAACTAAGGGCTTTTAAAGAATCCGGAGAATTATTCGACGTCATTGTGCTCGATCCGCCAAAATATGCACCATCGCGTTCGGCTTTGGATCGGGCGGCAAGAGCATATAAAGATTTGAACCGTTTGGGCATGCTCTTACTCGAAAAAGGCGGATTGCTGGCTACGTTTTCGTGTTCAGGTGCTGTTGATATTGAAACCTTTAAGCAGATTATCGCCTGGGCCGCCTTAGATGCTGGCAAAGAGGTACAGATAATTAAGCAGTTCTGCCAACCAGAAGATCACCCTGTTAGAATTTCGTTCTCAGAAGGCGAATATTTGAAAGGTCTATTGTTGAGGGTTTTGTAA
- a CDS encoding TIGR02117 family protein encodes MTKKFLTHTAKFILVVFVLIAFYFLLAFCLSHITVNSNTPKQNDVTLYVMSNGIHTDIVVPTKNGLKDWSTEIKFSNTIGADSSYNFLAIGWGDKQFYLETPEFSDLKLTTALGAISGTNSSAMHTTYYQTVTEDKYCKKLFVSEQQYAKLVEYISKSFETDAYGHVIKVNSPVHYDKGDAFYNAVGSYSIFKTCNTWTNNALKACGQKACLWTIFDGPILSKYD; translated from the coding sequence ATGACCAAAAAATTTTTAACTCATACAGCTAAATTTATCCTTGTTGTTTTTGTATTGATAGCCTTTTATTTCTTGCTTGCATTCTGTTTATCGCACATTACGGTAAACAGCAATACCCCAAAGCAAAACGACGTAACCCTGTATGTCATGAGCAATGGGATCCATACCGATATTGTTGTTCCGACGAAAAACGGATTAAAAGATTGGAGTACTGAAATTAAGTTTTCGAATACAATCGGTGCAGATAGTTCCTATAATTTTTTGGCAATCGGCTGGGGCGATAAGCAATTTTATCTCGAAACCCCCGAATTTTCAGATTTAAAGTTAACCACAGCCTTAGGGGCAATTTCGGGCACCAATAGTTCAGCAATGCACACTACCTATTATCAAACTGTTACTGAAGATAAATACTGTAAAAAGTTGTTTGTAAGCGAGCAACAATATGCAAAACTGGTTGAATACATTTCAAAAAGCTTCGAAACAGATGCCTACGGCCACGTTATCAAAGTTAATTCGCCAGTCCATTATGATAAGGGCGACGCTTTTTACAACGCAGTTGGCAGCTACAGCATTTTCAAAACCTGCAACACCTGGACCAACAATGCGCTGAAAGCATGCGGCCAAAAAGCGTGCTTATGGACCATTTTCGACGGTCCGATTTTATCTAAATATGACTAG
- a CDS encoding carboxylate-amine ligase, with translation MNEFTLGIEEEYMVIDPVTRELTSHDQKIVDAAQKIHKDQVKAEMHQAVVEVGTGICKTTGEARKEISQLRYTVSQLAGEQGLRIGAAGTHPFSHWEKQLITEHPRYNEIVNELQEAARSNLIFGLHVHVGFQSRELAIHIANQVRYFLPHVFALSTNSPFWESRNTGYKSFRTKIFDKFPRTGIPDVFNSIEDYDNYVKLLIKTNCMDNAKKIWWDIRVHPFFDTIEFRICDCPMLIDETMAFTALFQALCAKLYKLRLQNMKFISYSRALINENKWRAARYGIDGNLIDFGKEMEVNCRNLVLELLDFVDDVVDELGCREDINYVHKILEHGTGADRQLAIYQQTGNFESVVDYITTQTLIGAK, from the coding sequence ATGAACGAATTTACACTGGGCATAGAAGAGGAGTACATGGTAATTGATCCCGTTACCAGAGAGCTTACCTCTCATGATCAAAAAATTGTAGACGCCGCACAAAAAATACATAAAGACCAGGTGAAGGCCGAAATGCACCAGGCTGTTGTAGAAGTTGGAACAGGAATATGTAAAACCACTGGCGAGGCCCGTAAAGAGATTTCGCAACTGCGCTATACCGTTTCGCAACTAGCTGGAGAGCAGGGTCTTCGGATTGGAGCGGCGGGTACGCACCCATTTTCGCATTGGGAAAAACAGTTAATAACAGAGCATCCCCGTTATAACGAAATTGTGAACGAGTTGCAGGAAGCAGCCCGTTCAAACTTAATTTTTGGCCTCCACGTTCACGTTGGTTTTCAATCTCGCGAGTTAGCCATTCATATTGCAAACCAGGTAAGATATTTTCTGCCACACGTATTTGCACTATCAACCAATTCGCCATTTTGGGAATCGAGAAACACAGGCTATAAATCTTTCAGAACAAAAATCTTCGATAAATTTCCGCGTACCGGCATTCCTGATGTGTTCAACAGCATTGAAGATTACGACAATTATGTTAAGCTGCTGATTAAAACCAATTGCATGGATAATGCCAAAAAGATTTGGTGGGATATCCGCGTTCATCCGTTTTTCGATACCATTGAGTTCCGCATTTGCGATTGCCCAATGTTGATCGACGAAACAATGGCTTTTACGGCGTTATTTCAAGCTTTATGCGCTAAATTATATAAGCTTAGGTTGCAAAACATGAAATTTATCAGCTACTCAAGGGCATTGATCAATGAAAACAAGTGGCGGGCTGCACGCTACGGAATAGATGGAAACCTAATCGATTTTGGAAAGGAAATGGAGGTAAACTGCCGCAACTTGGTGTTGGAATTACTGGATTTTGTTGATGATGTGGTTGATGAATTGGGCTGCCGCGAGGACATTAATTACGTGCATAAAATTTTAGAACACGGCACCGGCGCCGATAGGCAGTTGGCAATTTATCAACAAACTGGTAACTTTGAATCGGTAGTAGATTACATTACTACTCAAACACTTATAGGTGCAAAGTAA
- a CDS encoding type II toxin-antitoxin system RelE/ParE family toxin: MIDYTILFHPEAEKEFISAYLWYEKQLEGLGERFINAVEKQIQYISNNPESYQLKKRGCRESKTAIFPYLIVFRVYKPKREILVVAIYHTGVKSSVKVHVDCHPERSRRAVKVGFDSAQPDRADKKVLCFGFLSYTDLML; this comes from the coding sequence TTGATCGACTACACTATCCTGTTTCATCCCGAAGCGGAAAAAGAATTTATCAGCGCCTATTTGTGGTATGAAAAACAATTAGAAGGTTTGGGCGAAAGATTCATCAATGCTGTCGAAAAACAAATTCAATATATTTCAAACAACCCCGAAAGCTATCAGCTGAAAAAGAGAGGCTGTCGGGAAAGCAAGACTGCAATTTTTCCATACCTGATTGTATTTAGGGTTTATAAACCTAAAAGAGAAATTCTTGTGGTTGCCATTTATCACACCGGCGTTAAGTCAAGCGTAAAAGTTCATGTCGATTGTCACCCTGAGCGGAGTCGAAGGGCAGTTAAAGTGGGCTTCGACTCCGCTCAGCCTGACAGAGCAGATAAAAAGGTATTGTGTTTTGGTTTTTTAAGCTATACGGACCTCATGCTTTAG